The sequence below is a genomic window from uncultured Stenotrophomonas sp..
AGATCGAATCGCTGGGCGGCAAGTTCCTCGACCTCGGCGTCAGCGCCGCCGGCGAGGGTGGCTACGCGCGCCAGCTGACGGACGAAGAGCGCGCCGAGCAGCAGCGGCGGCTGGCCGAGCACCTCAAGGGCATCGATGTGGTGATCTGCACCGCCGCGGTGCCGGGGCGGCCCGCGCCGAAGATCGTGACTGCGGCGATGGTGACGGGCATGAAGCCGGGCAGCGTCATCGTCGACCTGGCCGCCGAAACCGGCGGCAACTGCGAGGCGACCAGGCCTGGCGAAACCATCGACGTCGGCGGCGTCACCGTCGCCGGCCCGCTCGACCTGGCCAGCATGGGCGCGGTGCACGCCAGCGAAATGTATGCGCGCAACGTACTCAACTTCGTCGCGCTGTTCCTGAAGGACGGCGCACTGGCCTTCGACTGGAGCGACGAACTGCTGGCGAAGACGGTGTGGCCGGAGCGGCCGGCCGCCGGGGAAATCCCGCCGGTGTGACCCGGCAGGCAGGCCGGAGGCATGGCCCCGGCCTGCGGCTTACCTGCGTTCCTGCGCCGGTGGCGGGTTGGCTTCCACCCACTGCCGGCGCTGCTCGGGCGTCATCTTCCGCCACTGCTCGCGCAGCTGTTCGCGCTGTGCCTTGTCCATGCCGCGCATCTTCCCGAACAGGGCGCGGGCCTCGCGCTGCTGCTGCGGGGACATGCTTTCGAAGCGGCGCATGCCGCGCCGTGCCTGTTCGTGCTGTTCCGGCGTCATCTGCTGCCAGCTGCGGGCATGCTGGTACATGTGCCGGCGGCGCTCGGGCGGGGCGTTGTTCCAGCGTTCGCGGACGGGGGCGATCAGGGTCTCGCGCTGGGCCGGGGTGAGCTGGTCCCATTCGGGCAATGCCTGCTGCGCGGCGACGGGGGCGGCGCAGGCGAGCAGCAGGGGCAGCAGGAAAGACAGGCGGATGTTCATCGTTCTCACTCCATCGCCAGTGCGTCCGAACCCAGCCACAGGTACAGCTCGGGGCTTTCGTCGAACAGCAGGGAAGCGTCGTCGTCGGTGGCGCCGGCTGCGGCCGCGATGTCGGCAGCCGTGGGTGTGGGCGTCGTGGGGAATTGCAGCGCCACGGTGACCGCAAGCACCGCCGAGCAGACGCTGGCCAGCCACCAGCCGCGGCGGCGCCACGGCGAAGGTGTGCCGTTGGCCGCGGCCTGCTGCCGCGCCTGCCGCAGCCGCGCCAGCGTGGCCGGCGAGAGCGCGGCTTCGGCCTGCCGTTGCAGGTGCCGTGCCGAGTGGTCGAAGTCGTCGTGCTTGGTTGTGGGCAGGCGGTTCACCGCGTGGCCTCCAGTTGTTTCTGCAATGCGTCGCGGGCACGCGACAGGTGGGTTTTCACCGAGCCTTCCGAGCAGCCCATCGCCCGGGCGGTGGTCGCCACGTCCAGTTCCTGCAACACGCGCAGGCCGAACGCCTCGCGCTGGCGCGCGGGAAGCTGGCGCAGCGCCTGCACCAGCCGTGCGTAGTCCTCGCGCTGCTCGTGCGTTTGCGCCGGGCCCGGGGTTTCGTCGGCCCAGTCGATCGGGCCGTCCTCGTCCTGCGCCGGCGCCCAGAACTTCAGGCGGAAGCTGCGGCGGCGCTGGATGTCGATGATGCGCCGGCGCAGGATGCTCCAGAACAGCGGCGTCCATTCTTCGGCCGGCTGGTCGCGGTAACCGAGCATGCGTTCCATCGCGTCCTGCACCGCGTCCAGCGCATCGTCGCGCTGGCGCAGACCGGCTTCGGCGAAGCGGAACGCGCGCGGGCCGATGCCGGCCAGGAAGGCATCGAGCGAGGCGGGCGCGGCGGTCGGCAGGGGCGGGCTGGTCACCAGCACAGGGTAGTGGCTCGCAAGGGGGCTGACAGTTGATAACGCACGGGCGCGGAAACGGTTGACATCGCAACCGTCGCGCCGGCTTCGCCACCGTGGTTATCATGCCGGACAGACGGCTTCACGCCTTGGAGAAAGCGGCAATGAGCGACGGGTTCGTGGCGTTGTACATCTTCATGCTGGCGGCGATTGCCGGCCACGTGATCATTTCGCGGGTGCCGGTGATCCTGCATACCCCATTGATGTCCGGTTCCAACTTCATCCACGGCATCGTGCTGATCGGCGCGATGGTGGTGCTGGGCCATGCCGACACCACGCTGGAGAAGGCCATCGGCTTCATCGCCGTGGCACTCGGCGCGGGCAACGCGGCCGGCGGCTACGTGGTCACCGAGCGCATGCTGGAGATGTTCAAGTCCAGCAGGAAGCCGGCCAAGGCGGAGGACAAGGCTTGAACGTGACCACCGCGCAACTGCTTTCGTGGCTGGTGGGCGCCAGTTATCTGGTCGCCGCCACGCTGTTCCTGCTGGGGCTGCAGCGCATGGCCTCGCCGACGACCGCGCGCAGCGGCATCCGCTGGGCCGGGCTGGGCATGCTGATCGCCACCGTCGCCACGTTCTTCCTGCCGGGGCTGCACAACATCGCGCTGATCCTGGTGGCACTGGTGCTGGGCACCGGGCTGGCGTGGGTGTCGGCGAAGAAGGTCGCCATCACCGACATGCCGCAGATGGTCGCCCTCTACAACGGCATGGGCGGCGGCTCGGCCGCGGCAATCGGCGCGGTGGAACTGCTGCGCTTTTCCGCGCTGGCCAACCGCGACACCAGCCACTGGAGCGCGCAGGCCATCGCCGATCTCGCCGCGCGGCAGCCGTCGGCGACGGTGCTGGCATTGGCGGTCATTGGTTCGGCGATCGGCGCGGTGTCGTTGTCCGGTTCGATCATCGCCTGGGCCAAGCTCGACGGGCGGCTGGACAAGCGGGTCACCTTCCCCGGCCAGCAGGTGTTCAACCTGCTGGTGGCGGTGGCGATGGTGGCGCTGGGCGTGTGGGCCGCCGTCACCTTGCAGCCGGTGGCGATCATCGGCTTCTTCGTCGTCGCGCTGGCGCTGGGCGTGCTGATGACGCTGCCGATCGGCGGCGCCGACATGCCGGTGGTGATCTCGCTGTACAACGCGTTCACCGGCCTGGCGGTGTCGTTCGAAGGTTACGTGCTCGACAACGAGGCGTTGATCATCGCCGGCATGATGGTCGGTGCCGCCGGCATCCTGCTGACGCGCTTGATGGCCAAGGCGATGAACCGGCCGATCAGCGGCGTGCTGTTCTCCAACTTCGGCGGTGGCGGGCAGGGCGCGGAGATCAGCGGCAGCCAGAAGCCGATCGAGGCCGCCGACGTGGCGGCGATGATGGCCTTCGCCGAGCGCGTGGTGATCGTGCCCGGCTACGGCCTGGCGGTGGCGCAGGCCCAGCACAAGATATGGGAACTGGCGCAGCGGCTGATCGAGCGCGGGGTCAAGGTGAAGTTCGCGATCCACCCTGTCGCCGGGCGCATGCCCGGGCACATGAACGTGCTGCTGGCCGAGGCTGGCGTGCCCTACGACCTGATCGCCGACATGGACGACATCAACCCCGAGTTCGCCACCACCGATGTGTCGCTGGTGATCGGCGCCAACGACGTGGTGAACCCGGTGGCCAAGACCGACCCGTCCAGCCCGATCTACGGCATGCCGATCCTGGACGTGGTGGACTCGAAGAACACCATCGTCATCAAGCGCGGCAAGGGCACCGGCTTCGCCGGTATCGAGAACGCACTGTTCTATTCGGACAACACCCGCATGCTGTACGGCGATGGTGCGGAAATGGCCAGCGCGCTGGTCAGCGAACTGAAAGCGCTGGACGGCGGGCATTGAGGTAGTGCCGGCCGCTGGCCGGTACCTGCACGAGGTTTGCGCAGGTGCCGGGCTTGCACGACACGGGGCTTGATCGGGAAGGCTTGCGTGCGGGGGCGAGCCCCCGCATCTGCGAAATGTCATGCATGCGAGGTTTTGCCGGCCAACGGCCGGTAGTGTCGGATGCGTTCACGGGGACACGCCGTCCAGCGTGTCAGCGCGCCAGCCACCATGCGAGCAGCAGGCCGGCCAGCAGCCACAATGCCCCACCCACGCCATTGCCCAGCCCGATCAAGGTCCAGGCCAGGTGTGGGCCCA
It includes:
- a CDS encoding conserved exported hypothetical protein (Evidence 4 : Homologs of previously reported genes of unknown function) codes for the protein MNIRLSFLLPLLLACAAPVAAQQALPEWDQLTPAQRETLIAPVRERWNNAPPERRRHMYQHARSWQQMTPEQHEQARRGMRRFESMSPQQQREARALFGKMRGMDKAQREQLREQWRKMTPEQRRQWVEANPPPAQERR
- a CDS encoding conserved hypothetical protein (Evidence 4 : Homologs of previously reported genes of unknown function), which codes for MNRLPTTKHDDFDHSARHLQRQAEAALSPATLARLRQARQQAAANGTPSPWRRRGWWLASVCSAVLAVTVALQFPTTPTPTAADIAAAAGATDDDASLLFDESPELYLWLGSDALAME
- a CDS encoding RNA polymerase ECF-type sigma factor (fragment) produces the protein MLVTSPPLPTAAPASLDAFLAGIGPRAFRFAEAGLRQRDDALDAVQDAMERMLGYRDQPAEEWTPLFWSILRRRIIDIQRRRSFRLKFWAPAQDEDGPIDWADETPGPAQTHEQREDYARLVQALRQLPARQREAFGLRVLQELDVATTARAMGCSEGSVKTHLSRARDALQKQLEATR
- the pntB gene encoding pyridine nucleotide transhydrogenase, beta subunit (Evidence 2a : Function of homologous gene experimentally demonstrated in an other organism; PubMedId : 3525165; Product type e : enzyme), which produces MNVTTAQLLSWLVGASYLVAATLFLLGLQRMASPTTARSGIRWAGLGMLIATVATFFLPGLHNIALILVALVLGTGLAWVSAKKVAITDMPQMVALYNGMGGGSAAAIGAVELLRFSALANRDTSHWSAQAIADLAARQPSATVLALAVIGSAIGAVSLSGSIIAWAKLDGRLDKRVTFPGQQVFNLLVAVAMVALGVWAAVTLQPVAIIGFFVVALALGVLMTLPIGGADMPVVISLYNAFTGLAVSFEGYVLDNEALIIAGMMVGAAGILLTRLMAKAMNRPISGVLFSNFGGGGQGAEISGSQKPIEAADVAAMMAFAERVVIVPGYGLAVAQAQHKIWELAQRLIERGVKVKFAIHPVAGRMPGHMNVLLAEAGVPYDLIADMDDINPEFATTDVSLVIGANDVVNPVAKTDPSSPIYGMPILDVVDSKNTIVIKRGKGTGFAGIENALFYSDNTRMLYGDGAEMASALVSELKALDGGH
- a CDS encoding hypothetical protein (Evidence 5 : No homology to any previously reported sequences), whose amino-acid sequence is MNASDTTGRWPAKPRMHDISQMRGLAPARKPSRSSPVSCKPGTCANLVQVPASGRHYLNARRPALSVR